The Primulina tabacum isolate GXHZ01 chromosome 1, ASM2559414v2, whole genome shotgun sequence genome contains the following window.
CATTTCTTTGATCGGTTTGATCATGACTGAGTTGTGAATTGGCAGGAAAATGGGTTCACGGCGGAGGGGAACGTGAGCGCGGCGGTGGAGATGGTGCCGATGGGGACGGAAGAGATGATGATTATGGTGAACGAGAGCCGGAGAAGACTGGGGAGTTTTCAGATTTGTGCGCTGTGCACTTGCTGCGGAGGCCGGAGCAGAAGCTACTGCTTGGCGTCGCCGTGTTGCTATGCGATCAACTGCAACATCCCGAACAGGCCCTTCGGCTTCTGCTCCTTCACTCCCAAAACCTGTAATTGCTTCGGATGCCATCTCTAgtctttttatatatataatataatcttttttccttttattttttcgaaaattagagTCCCTTTTGAATTTGTTGAATTTTGTTTAGCGTGAAAGTTAAGGTTTTTAATTTGTTTGTAATTATTGATGTTATTGTTTCAAGGACAGCTGATTCCAGGCAAGTTTTCTGGTATTGGATAGAAGACTGCCCCTTTTCTTGATCTTTGATAATCACTTCTTTGTTTTGATCTTCATACAGTTCCCGTGACACTAAGGTCTGAATTTGAAACGAGATTAACTCGGATTTTGATATCGAATTCGAGATACAATTGTAACAAAATCTCGTACAACTAAAAAATCACTTCTTGCATAAACTAAAAAGATGTTATAACAATAAATATATCAGTGTCTTTGGAATCTATCATAATATTTTTTCCAAAtatcattaaaaatcatttgtGTAATAAGATTTTACACTTTACATTTTATTTGTTCTTAAAACAGTTTGATACTAAAGTTTATatgtaatttaaaatatatttagcaCAATATTTTtcagttttgattattttgttagaattaaattttttttaagatccTTTGACTGAACCAGCATTGGGACCAGGATACAGAAATGCTGTTAATCGCATCTGTGTAAATAATTATCTGTTAAGTTCTGTTATGGCTCTGGTGTGGTCTGTCTGGTCCAATggggttttaaaatatttaattgtgcTATTATTATAGTAGGGGAGGCCCAGAGGCCATAATTACTGTCATTTAAATCGGTAACATAAATAATTAGTTGTGGATAATTGCATGCATTaccttattttatttatatataattttgagatGTTTTCAAAGCGTAAACATGTATATCTATAAAAATATGTATGGATCGATAAGAGTGTGTTCAAAATTTGGAAATATAAAGAATTCATAGtttgttattttttataaaagattttcagcaactaaaataattattccACGACCGTTAAATATATTAGTTATTTATAACAATTTTATATGAGAGACTTGTTTTTATCTTCAACAATTTAGTTAAATGTGTGTTCGGTATCTGTCAGATCGAAACTTTTTCTATAGTccttgattcacacaaaaacgTTTTTGTACTTTCTGGAACTACGATTATTCTTCGGATGAAATTCAAtacaaaactttgaaaatatggAACATGTATGTGATATTGTTGAATAAAATGTTTTAGATCTGGtacaaaaaatacatttttgacTATAAATTTGGGACaacaatattaatatcaatacttTTTACATTTGTTTGTGTACTCAAATATCGTATATTTGTACATGATCTGAAAGAGTTTATATCGAACTATCATATATTAGTActatatttttaatgttttgtactaattttcattaaaaaaaacatgtgtCACTAATACCAAAATTTGTTATATATGTTCGAGtactaaaaaaatcatatattaatgtAATATCTGAAACATTTAATAcacaaatatcatatatcaataccagattttttaatgttttgtacCAAATTTTCGTCTAAAAAAACATGTCATTAATACCAAAAAATTGTTATGCATGTGTGAgtactcaaaaatcatatatcaatgcaatatctaaattatttaatactcaaattaatatcatatattaataacaatttttcaagattttgtattgaattttcaTCTGAAAAAACATGACATTAATATCAAATTTTGTTATACAAATTTATGTACtcaaaaaacatattagatctaaaatatttagtttggaaatatcatatatttgttctaaatttttaatgttttatacCAAATTTCATCAAAAAAACATATGTGGACTCAGAAAGTACATAACTAATTTTTATGTTAGTCAAGGACTCCAGAAAATGAATCGGTCTGAAAAAAATGAAGACATATCTAATTATCGggatgaaaaatatattgatcATTTGCTATTTTTAGATCatattaaaacatttattaaaaaaagtAAATTGAACAATCGTAAATTTGttttttccaacaattttctagTGAAAACACAAATATGTCTACATATAGGACGgaatgaatatttatttatttaacaatGTTTTGAAAAATAGATTCTATGCATGGAAAAAATGGCCAACccatgattaaatgattgttTTGTATTTTCATCCTTGCCAttacaataatttattatatcacttaataaaaatcaaatattaaaaactttaatattaatttctaaATCATCTGAAATCAATGTCTAATCAGTTTAACACTCACATGATAACGAACTCGATATTTCACTAAGCTTCGTGTTTTCTATAACATTTGAAATTGTTGTAAATCATCGCGTAGGAAATCCTATTTATCAGACATGAAATCATCTCTACAATTTATTGGAAACTCGACGTGAGGTTTGCGCATGCGATACGTACATAAATATATACGTATAGACGTAGACTTGGTACCAAATGTGGTGTAGAAATATCACGAGCGAGGCAAGTTAGTAATGTGCAGCTTCTTTCTATGCTAGCTGCGAGGGTGGTCCACAGCCAGTTAGTGCCACCAATATCACGGCCTCCTCTCTCCCTACAGCTGTATAatttacaatttaaataaataaataaaatatatatatatatatatatatttaagaaGATTAGATATTGTGGATATgacaatttaatatatatatatatacacacacacacatcattCGTCTCAAATAAAtatgggcaaaaacttgtgagacggtctcacgggtcgtattttgtgagacgtatatcttatttgtgtcatccatgaaaaattattactttttatgctaagagtattactttttattgtgaatatcggtagagttgacttgtctcacaggtaaagattcgtgagactttCTCACAAGACACCTACTAAAAAATGTGATTGTTTATTTGTTATCACAtacaaattcatgttttatcatTTAATTCATTCGAAAAATGGCTGCGTCTTTTCAAGACTTCGTTGATATGATGTATCAGTAGAAAAGATAATAAGAAACtagattatatatttgtgaatttCGAGAAAAGAAATACAACTTTAATATTTGAGACGAAAATGAAATAATTTATGTAATGCAGTATTGAAAATTGATTATCACTAGCAAATATTATTTATGGGGTAGTTGTGAATTATTGATGATTTCCAATTAATTCAACTGCTGTCTTTAACTAATTGGTGGTTGGGAGTTGAACAAGTGAATTAATCCACAACTGTATATTTTTTTGGAGACAATTATGGAAATACCGAAGGAGGATGCGTgtgatttaattttatttatggtAGGGGAAGCGTGACCCAAATTTAGAACCCTTTATTGGCCATCAATTCGACCAAAATGTGGGGTTTTATGTAATTGAAGTCTTGGCAGTCTCtctgaaaaacaagaaaaacctTGGAAACTTGCAAGTTTTCTTCCTTGTCAAATTTGGGTCATATATAACAAAGTTTAAAGACAAGTCCCACAGGAATTTTATAATTCAGGTCTTAgaaatgttaatttttttaatattaaaattctaAATCACTTTAATTAGTTTAGTTGATTTTTTAAATCCAATACGGAAGTGAGAACTCTTAATTAATTCAGTGTGGTCGGTTTATTATGTTAAaccgaattttttttatcacatcTAGGCTTGAGTCGAGTTGATGGGAGATTAATAagtattaaaaataattgttttaatttgtAATGAAGCagtataaaaaattttaaaacaaaaaatctaTAGATTTATGACTCTACACTACTAAGTCACCGGTCTAAACATTTGATTATGTACTTGGAGAATTATTCATGTTTCCCCATAGATTTGACCATAGTTATCTTGGAATCCTGAACTGAAACTGACACTTCTTTATATTTCAGTTTCATGACCCGAAGCGTAAAATTAAAGTCTAGGTTCTTGTAATGCACATGGAAAACTTATTAAACCGATACCTGTAGCAGTTACTTTTCATGTGAAAGGCATCAGAGGAATTGAATACGCGCTAATATGAATATATTGGAAATTTTGAGCTCAAAGAATGGAGTTGAATAGACACTCGATCCAAAAGTTGTACAAGAAGTGCCCAAACAGCAGATGACAAGCTCGGGAGCCTTAGCGCCACAAGAGATGTCTGTATTTTCCAAGCAGCAGGCGTTGCGCTAAAAAGGCCGCCCTCGTGCCCAACATCCTTCTTGGAAAATCAAGGCAGCACTGGGGAAGTCCAAGCGCTTGTAACTCTGtttcatcaacaacaacaaacactCCACTAGAACAAGGAGACTTGCCAAAAAAATTCAACCATGCagacttcaaaaaaaaaaaaaaaacaacgaaAAATGATGTCTATTTTACCACCTTGAACCTAGTAAGATTTTTGCATTAGAGAGCTCCAATGATACCCGAAAATGAAACCAACAAATACAAGATAAATGGTAAAGATGTATGGGGAAATGATGACCGCTAATGTTGCAACTATATTCTTATAAACCGTTTGGACAATATGTTCCATGACATATATAGTGATCTCTGAAAAGGAAATATAGATAGAAAAATATCGATGCGAAGAAATTCATTGTTGGAAAATTTCTAGATTTCAAAATGGTGGACTTCATATATATTATAGCGCAAGTCCAAGAGTTGCAATTGATATTACATTATTTGTATGATGAGGGTATGCGCAGCATACGAATGAACCCTATCAAGTTGTTGCGATAATTGAGAAACTTCCACCATCAtagaataatttaaaaatttgtctcaACTATAAGTGAAAAAAGATGTGGAACTTGAAGACTTGATTATTAAACTGCATATTGAAGAGGATCAACACAAGGAGTCtgaattaaagaataaattaccATGGAGGCAATGTCGAATTTTGTGGAAAGATGACAATGAAGATATCAAAATCGAGACTAATGTTGAATATCACGTTCTTGATGCTTTCGAAAAAAATAGCAATATTCTCCCAAGATATAACTTCAACTCGTGATAATAACACAATAAATTACAAATTCAATAATCAGTAAATGATATAAACTTTATGTGCAAGTGTTGTAAATGTGCTTGAGTTTAAAAatgtttgatttttgaaaataagagacTGTAAAATGCTGTTAATTTCATACAAAGGGTCTTTTAAGATGGTTATCTAccaatttttccttttttcaaTACTCGTTTATTTAAGAACTATTTTCGTGtattcattatttatttaaatcttCAATATAGTTCCTCCTCTAATTAATTTGTTTCTAAATAATTTGTTTCAGACTGAATAGTTGATGGACTGTCCTTCTTTTTAGAAAGATTTGTAAATAGAAGCCCATATCTTAAGTGGGAACTGGAGAAATAATTCGCAAGCCCAATTTGAAATGGACCAGTCCACTTTATCGAccatttgttttcttcaaattcCGATTCACACAACCGAACCAAGTCAAGCGAATGGGTTTAGAAAATTTACACGAGAGATAtaattaaatgtatttttatttttcaagatcaatatatatatatatacaaaaaagtTATCCTGCACACCTTTGGTGTGTACTTCTCTAAGCGCCGCTGAATTGGATGCCCACATggctcttatttttttttttcaatttttaataCACAAAATTAGGAAAATTATCTCTTCTTCAAATAAGCTATGTGCTGAACTATCCCTTCTTCCCCAAAAAAAAAAGCCATCGACACTTACCCACCGACATTGTGAAAAATCGAACCGTTTTTTTTCTTCATCTTATTGGGTGCAAGTCCCTTATGCCAATCAGCGGCGTCTGGCTAAATTACCCAGGTATAGATCCCAGAAACATGTTATTTCTTCTTGAATATCTCTTCATTCTCTTTAGGATCAGAAGATACGGTACAACAATTTGACATTTGGTGAATTCtcaacatgttttgaatcaGATGACCGACAATGAAATGATAGCATTCATGCTAATAAAGCGTCTTAGATATTCCTCTTTATTTTTGGCCGTTTTTCCTGCTTTCTCGAGGAAGAATATCTCTTCCTGAAATGCTATAATTTAGGATCGTATCATGAAATGATACCTTTATTACTCCCTCACACGCAGAGAATATCACATCGTTCTCTTTAGGATCAGAAGATACGGTACAAAAAGTTATTGATTGCATAGATTAATCGTGATTGGATTTCACTCACTGTAGTTGATTATCAAATGTtttgttttaattgttttttctcattTGTTTGCTTGAACTAGTTTTGTGTCTGACGCAAGGGTGAAACTTTCTTGAACTCGTTGAACTCGAGAGAATCTTGAATCttgaattgaattttttttttattttgagtttGTTGTTTTAAATTGTTCGTTTGTAGTTTATTTATATTCCATCTGTTTTGGATTTCTGTTTCTTGTTTATTTACTTGCTTTCAATTGTCAATacacaaaatcaacaaaattatctctttttctcaaaaaataaGCGATACCCACCACTTCACCGCCCAATCTCCGCCTTAGGATCGAAACTCATCCACCACTCCGCCACCCGATCTCTGCCGTTCCAAGGTATGCACCGATTacctatctttttttttttgttgtacagattttttttattaaattagaaCAAAACATGACTGATTGGAAGAAGGgtgaaaacaaaaaaatatatgatcAGGTTAAAGACATAACACAATCATTTGGAAAGGACAAATTAAAAAACTAATAGAACACAAGAGAGAACGCAAAGGCATGTGCCCGATCTTCATGTGACCAGATCACATTCTACATCAAAAAATTTTTGTTGAACAAATAATATCCTCACTCGGAAGGCGTGCTGAATTACAAGATTGACAAGTTAAACCACTTCAATCTCTACAAGGAAGCTTACAAAGAAAACAAAGGGCTCCATTCCACCAAGTATGGAGACAAACTGAATAATTCCAACCATTTACTAAAAAATAAGCCATTAACTAGAAAATAATCCAATGATGCAATCATGGCGCAGAACTCAACAAAGTACTAATCACACCAGCCAGAGAATTCAGAGGCCTCACCACCATTTGGAACTAATagcagttgaatattgatgatgaaGTACTTCAACCTCATTACGGTTGAATATAAAAATCCTATAATTATACAAGAAACAGAACATATAGAAACAAGATCAGACATTTACCTTAGTAAATCATTCACTTTTCCACAAGATACGCAAGAGAAGCTTCCATCAAGCCCCTTATCCCTCCTACCAGTAGAGATGCCTGAATTTTCATGGCTGAGAGCACATTCGAGGTGACATGTCATACCACATGAAAGACACAATCATTTCATCAACATTTGAAACAATAAACAAAATCCAGTTGAGCACAAAGAGCAAGTCCCAATAACTCAACGCGTGACCGACGCACAAAATTCAGAGATCTAAACATATCGAACATGAAGTTTACCTTGGGAAATGGACAGAAGGGGCTGAAAATCATAGTCGCAGTCGGACGGTGGGCAATACTGGGAAGACGAGCGGCTAACAGCAGCGATTCCTTCCTTCAAGTGCCAATACAGAGGTGGCACCCCTATGTATCCGCCAAGCATATTGCCATTGTCGCGAGAGCTGCTTTCACAACCCCAAGTTCTCACCGCCATATTTCTCCTTCTGATTCTCCTTGAATCTATGGAGATAGATCGAACATCATTAAAAGCGTGGGTAATTTAGCTGAAGGATATGATTGGCATCAGGAACTTGCAGCCAATAAGATGAAGGAAAAAAACGAAATCGGTTCGATTTTTCACAGCGTTGTGGATAAGTGTGCTTAGTTTTTGAGAAGAAGATAGAGTTCCCGGTCGCTTAATTTTTGAGAAGAAGAGATAGTTGCGCTGATTTTGTTTATtaacaattgaaaaaaaaaagagacgtGGATGCCAACTCAGCGGCGCCCACCGAggtacaaaaaataataattttttgcgAACgagtaactgttttattttcttctaaAGTTTCAAATTATGGATTGCAAACTATCATCTTCGAGTAAGTATAGATGGATATCAATCTTTTGCATCCAAACGAGGGTAAATGATGTGTTACTCTCGAGCTCTTGTTGTAGATCCATTGATATAAATAAGTGAGTTCATGTTCGATCtcacattattttttttaaaaaattggtgATAATTAGATTGTCTTGAGAATAAGTTGAATCGTCTCATCTTTATCTGGGAAATGGAAATGATCGGATTTATCAGTTTAGGgttcatcaaatttttttttaaaaaaatttatgaaccGATTGAATCGAACCCATACCATATTCTCATATTCAAATTCGTCAAATAAACCACATCTTACATtatcattaaaaaaacaaaagggaGCATTTTTGGTTTTATATATAATAGAGCATATTATAGGCTAAGAATCTAGAGACCGTACAAAATATTAaaaccaaataattttttttggaaaaaatataaaaattttatcttcATGATTTAGTGAAACCGTCCATTTGATCTCATATCTTATCAACATGAAAAATGGTATTTACTGATGGCATGAAAAGATTGCAAATAATCAAAAAGAGAACGAGAAAAGTTAAAACGGATCGATAAAGAGAAGGGACAAgaataataattaagaaataaagCAAAGTTCGCTTTAGCACACGATTTCCTATGCTCCTTTAATTGATTCTTGTGATATTCCCTTTTGATTATCTCCATTTTCCCCCCATTTCTCAAAGAATTCAAGATACAAGAAAGAATGTCCGGACAGGTAAAGATTCtccattttcatcatcattCTCCAGCTGGAACTGGGCTGTTATGCTGATTCGAGGTACTCATTTTTCTGCCATTGTTCTCTTCAATCTTGCTCGCGAGCCCATGAAACTGAAACTCCGTAAACGGCGGCGGGCTATAGGAATCTTTACCCGTGCTGGAAGCTCCTTTTTACTGTTGTTTTTGTGGGTTTGTTTGCACTTACATTTAGTAGCCTGTACAGTTTCTGCTGTAAATAGTGTTAGCGCGGAGATGGTGGGTCTGGGGCTGGACCCGCGGGATAAAAGTGCGCTTTTGGAGTTCAAATCTGAGCTCCAAGACCCTTCTCGCAGCTTGTCTAGTTGGGATGATTCAGTTTCCGTTCATGCTAACTGGAATGGTGTCACCATCTCCAGCCAGAGTGGGCGGCTCACTGCCCTTAATCTTTATGACCTCAACTTGTTTGGAGACATTCACCCTTCTTTATGCAACCTTTCTTTTCTTGAAACCATCGTTTTATCGCGCAACCATTTCAATGGCTCTGTCCCCTTGTGTTTTAGCCTATTGAGGAACCTTAAGGCTCTGGATCTTAGTTATAATGTTTTTGGTGGTGCTGTCCCACAAGCACTTGCAATGCTCGAAAATCTGGTTCAGTTGGATCTTAGCCATAATGACTTCACAGGTAAAATTCCCTTTTGGATTGGGAATTTTTCTCTCCAACTTGAAAAACTTGATCTTGGATTCAATCATGTTAGCGGTGAGATACCGGCGAGTTTGTATTACTCGATGTCGTTGAAGTATTTGGATTTGTCCCACAACTACTTGACGGGGATTCTTAATGAGTTTCACCAAGGTTTGGTGTATCTGAACCTCGAGTTCAATTTGTTGTCTGGTACTCTACCATGTTTCTTGGATTCGTCGCAGAGTCTCTTGGTGCTTAATTTAGCAAATAACTCGATTATGGGAGGAATACCGGCTTGCATTTCTGGATGTCATGCCTTGACTCAGCTCAATCTGTCCTTCAATGAACTGCAATATGGGATTTCCCCAAGGTTAGTTTTTTCAGGACAAGTTGTTAACTTTGGACTTGAGTTTCAACAGATTGTCTGGAAATCTCCCGAGAAATATTGTTGGGATGCCAGAAAATTCGGGACTTCTGCTCCTTGATCTGTCTCATAACCAGTTCACTGGTGATATTCCCGAAACAATTACTGAATTCAAAAACTTACAGGCCTTGCTTCTCTCGTACAATCTTCTTACAGGGAAAATACCAGAGAGTATTGGAAATTTGACTTATCTTCAAATGATTGATCTGTCCTACAACATGTTATCCGGATCCATCCCTTTGAACATTGTGGGGTGTTTTCAGTTACTAGCATTGAAGCTGAACAACAACAATCTTTCTGGTGGAATTCGACCTGAGCTAGACGCCCTAAATTGTTTGAAAATATTGGTTCTGagtaataataaaatctctGGGGAGATCCCTCTCACTTTAGCTGGATGCAGGTCACTGGAAGTTGTAGATTTGAGCTCGAATAACCTCTCCGGTGCTTTAAATGATGCGATAACCAAATGGTCTAGCCTCAGGTTTCTCTCCCTTTCTGGTAACAAGTTTGATGGAGCTCTACCGAGTTGGTTGTTCACATTTGAATCCATCAGAACAATTGATTTTTCGGGTAACAAATTCTTCGGTCAAATCCCAAATGGTAGTCTCAATATTAGTTCAAATTTTAATACTGGTGGCCTTTTTAAAGCAGATTTTATACAGCCATCTGTTTCGATTACTGATCTTGACTTGCTAGTTTCTGTCAAGATGGCTGATAAAACCGAACTGAGCTTCAATTACAACCTTTCGACGTCGATCGGAATTGACCTTTCTGATAATCTACTGCATGGAGAAATCCCACCTGGACTATTTGGATTACAAGGTCTCGAATACCTGAACTTGTCGTATAACAATCTCGATGGTCAAATCCCATTCGGTTTAGCGAAGATGCGGAGTTTAAAGGCCCTGGATCTATCACACAATTCCTTCTCTGGTCCTATCCAAGAAAACATAACCAGTCTCGGAAACTTAACATTCTTGAATATGTCCTACAATTGTCTTTCGGGGATAGTCACGACGAGGCAGGGGTATTGGAGATTCCCCGGAGCATTCGGTGGCAATCCTGACCTGTGCATCATGTCGTCCAACTCTGATGGCGGGTGTCTTGCAACGGCGCCAAGAAAAACGTTCTCTGGTGAAAACGAGCGAGGACTGATATCAGTATGGATTTTTTGTTTAAGTGCAATTGTTAGTTTCTATGTAGGTGTGATTGCTCTGTGTTGTTCAGCACAAACCAGAAGCTACATTTTGCGGACAAAAACATGAACTTTGTATTTGAATTACAAGTGAACGCACTTTTGTAGTGATCCTAGTGAAGTGCGAACATTCAGATTTAATCCAGTTGAGTTTTGAGTATTAATTTTATATTCGTATTCAAGTATATATCCAGCCATTCGAGGTACAATATGtgatttttgtattattttttcaaattttatatattatacttgTTATTTTTAACAAATTACGGACTTTGACCAACAATTATTGAATTTAACTGATAGATTCTTTATATAATAACCTAGATAGAGATTGTCGCTG
Protein-coding sequences here:
- the LOC142536728 gene encoding LOW QUALITY PROTEIN: uncharacterized protein LOC142536728 (The sequence of the model RefSeq protein was modified relative to this genomic sequence to represent the inferred CDS: deleted 1 base in 1 codon); translation: MLIRGTHFSAIVLFNLAREPMKLKLRKRRRAIGIFTRAGSSFLLLFLWVCLHLHLVACTVSAVNSVSAEMVGLGLDPRDKSALLEFKSELQDPSRSLSSWDDSVSVHANWNGVTISSQSGRLTALNLYDLNLFGDIHPSLCNLSFLETIVLSRNHFNGSVPLCFSLLRNLKALDLSYNVFGGAVPQALAMLENLVQLDLSHNDFTGKIPFWIGNFSLQLEKLDLGFNHVSGEIPASLYYSMSLKYLDLSHNYLTGILNEFHQGLVYLNLEFNLLSGTLPCFLDSSQSLLVLNLANNSIMGGIPACISGCHALTQLNLSFNELQYGISPRLVFSGQLLTLDLSFNRLSGNLPRNIVGMPENSGLLLLDLSHNQFTGDIPETITEFKNLQALLLSYNLLTGKIPESIGNLTYLQMIDLSYNMLSGSIPLNIVGCFQLLALKLNNNNLSGGIRPELDALNCLKILVLSNNKISGEIPLTLAGCRSLEVVDLSSNNLSGALNDAITKWSSLRFLSLSGNKFDGALPSWLFTFESIRTIDFSGNKFFGQIPNGSLNISSNFNTGGLFKADFIQPSVSITDLDLLVSVKMADKTELSFNYNLSTSIGIDLSDNLLHGEIPPGLFGLQGLEYLNLSYNNLDGQIPFGLAKMRSLKALDLSHNSFSGPIQENITSLGNLTFLNMSYNCLSGIVTTRQGYWRFPGAFGGNPDLCIMSSNSDGGCLATAPRKTFSGENERGLISVWIFCLSAIVSFYVGVIALCCSAQTRSYILRTKT